AAGGTCACTCGGGCTAATCGATCGATCACGTGCCTGTTCGACGAGAGACTCCAACTCCTCCGCAATTTCGACGATGGATTTCGTATCGACATCCTTGATAACAGGGACAATGAGACCATCTTCGGTGTGCGTTGCAACCCCAATGTTGTAGTATCGTTTTTCGACAATCTCGTCTGTCGTGTCGTCAATGCTGGCATTAACGATCGGGAATTCCTTGAGAGCCGGAACGACCGCTTTGACGAACAACGGCGTATACGTGATGTGAACGTCGTTTTTCTCGTCGAGGCGTTCCTTGAGCGCGACAAACTCAGTCGCATCGCACTCGAATCCAGATGTAAGGTGCGGGACGATGGTCTTTGACTCCGTCATATTCTCCGCAATGCGCTTTCGGAGACCCGATAACTCACGGCGTCTCGACCGCGACTCATCTTCATCTATCGACGTCGGCTCAATGCCAACCGTCGGATGTTCGATCTCGAACGTCGCTGACTCGGCTGCTGGTTCCTGCAACTGTGCATCGATATCCGCCTGTAGAACTCTTCCCTCCGGTCCCGACCCGTCGATCTCCGATAGTTCGACACCTTCTTTCCGGGCGTACCGACGAGTATGTGGCGCAGCGAAGACACGATCACTCTCGACTTCCGTCTCTTCTTTCTCTTCTGGTTCGTCTTCGTCCGCTGGTTTCGCTGTTGTTTCTTCAGCTTCTTCCTCTGCTGTTTCCTCGACTACTTCTTCTGTTTCTTCAGTTGGTTCTTCTGCTGTTTCTTCAGTTGGTTCTTCTGCTGTCTCTTCAGTTTCCTCCTCTGGTTCCTCTGTCTCGTCAGCTTCTTTCTCTGTTTTCTCAGCTTCCGCTTCAGTTTCTGTACGCCCTCCCACTTGTTGTTCTGGCGGATTTTCTGTTTCTATAACCACAATAACCGTACCGACGTCGACGGTATCTCCTTTGCTTGCTGTGCGTTCTTCGATCGTTCCGGGACACGGCGATGGAACGTCGGACACGGCTTTGTCGGTCTCGACTTCACAGAGTATGTCGTCTTCTTCGATATCGTCGCCTTCTTCGACGTGCCACTCGACGATTTCGGCCTCTGTCAACCCTTCTCCCGGATCGGGGAGTCGGAACTCGAACGCCGTCACTGGTCTCCCCTCCTATATCGAGTGACGTTCAACGACGAACTGATCAGCGAACAATTCGGTCGGTCGGTCGGCCACGGGTTAGAACTCATAGCTCATCACCGCCTCAATAGCGTATCGGGCTCGATCATCGTCTGGCAGATAATCGTCTTCGATATCGTGACCCGGGAAGTGAACGTCGTATCCGGTCGCTCGTTTGATTGGCGCTTTCAGCGCATCAAGTGCGTACTCGTTAATCAGTGCAGAGAGTTCCGCACCGAGACCGAGCGTCCGCCGAGCTTCATGGAGGATGACACACCGACCTGTCTTTGAAACCGACTCGAGAATCGATTCGACATCCAACGGAGAAAGCGAACACAGATCGATGATTTCAACGTCCGCATCGACATCAGCCACTGCAGATTTCGCATGCCGCACCATCGCCCCCCACGTAAGTAATGTGACATCTGACCCTTCTCTGACAATGCGCGCTTCGTTCAGCGAAAGCGTATACTCATCAGTCGGAACCGGCTCTGTCATCCCTCGGTAGATCTTCTTCGGTTCGAGAAAAATCACAGGGTCGTCGCTGCGGATGCTCGCAGCCAGCAACCCCTTTGTCTGTGACGGGGTACTCGGACAAACGACGCGGACACCAGGAGTATGAACGAAGTACGACTCGGTCGATTCTTGATGGTATTCAAGCGCTTTGACCCCACCGCCGTACGGCATCCGAATCGTCATGGGCATCTCTATCTCTCCCCCGGTTCGTTTGTACATCTTAGCAACAGCGTACATGAACTGGCCAAAGGCAGGGTAGAAAAAGCCCATAAATTCGATTTCAGGGACCGGGCGCTCGCCTCGCATCGCCATGCCTGCGGCAGTGCCAACGATCCCGTTTTCCGAGAGTGGCGTATCGATGACTCGCTTATTGCCGAACTCATCGAGCAATCCTTCTGTTGCACGATACACCCCTCCGAGCGGACCAATGTCGTATCCGAGCACGCGAATGCTGCTATCACGTGCTAGCTCCTGGTGTAGCGTTCGGTTCACTGCCGAAACGAGATTCATCTCCTCAGTGTTGTCTGTGTTCACGTCCGCAACTCGGTCTTGTATGCTACTCATCGAATCCCTCCCCTGTGAAGTCGATAAATGGATTTTTGCCGTTCAGTTCTCGCTGTAGTTCTTCGCGTTGGTGACGTTGGTGCCACGATTCCCCATGGAGGATGTGATCGAACATGCGATCGGGCTCCGAGTTCGACATCGAACGAACCTGTTCGACAGCATCGGCAACGCGTTCGTCGATTTCGTCATGAATCGCTTTGTCCGTCTCGTCATCGAGAATTCCTTCGCTACGGAGATATGTTTCGAACCGATCAACGGGATCCCGATCCTTCCAGTAGTCTCGTTGCTCGCTGTCGTCCCGATAGCGATCCGGATTGTCCGATGTATTATGTGCTCCCATACGGTATGTCACGCATTCGATAAACGTCGCACCTCCGCCAGTGCGAGCACGTTCGACCGCCTCACGGGCTTTTTCGTAGACCGCGAAGATGTCGTTCCCATCGACGCGCTCGCTGGGCACCCCGTATGCGTTCGCTTTCTGTGCAATCGTCTCCGACGCAGTTTGTCGCTGTGATGGCTCGGAGATCGCCCACTGATTGTTCTGGCAAACAATGACCGCTGGGACGTCGAACACGCCAGCGAAGTTCATCCCGTCGTGGAACGACCCTTCACTGGTCGATCCGTCACCAGTGAACACCATCGTGACGGTCTCTCGGTCGTTGAACGCGTCCGCCATGGCTGATCCGACAGCGTTGGTCACGTTCACACCGATCGGTGTGTAATCGGGTGAGAAATTCATGGGCGAATCCCCCATTTCGAGCTGTTCTGCAATTGTTTCGGGTTCGTGGCCAGTAGCGCTGGCAATTATCTCCGCCATGGACTGATCCCAGTGGAGTAGTGCTGGTGTCTGGCGATACGTGTAAAACATCCAGTCATCGGGCTGCAGAGCCGCAGCACCGCCCAGTGGCGTTGCTTCCTCTCCGAGGGTTTGCGCGACGAGACTGACCTCACCGCTGCGTTGCATGTTCAACATTTTCTCCTCAAGCACCCGTGTGGCGACAAACGTCCGATACAGTCCGAGTAGCTCGTCGTCTGCCAGTTCGGGGACATCTCTTTGAAGCTCTCCCTCTGGACCGAGGATTCGATAGAAATCCTCTGGCGGTCGCTCTTCTGCCCAGGTCTCTTGTGACATCGTTTCGAATAGGATATCTATTCTCTGCCCACTAATTCTCTCGGGTGACCACGTCAACTGCGTTATGAGTTGCGCCGGTGAATCGCGTGTCCGCGTGCGTTCGCTGCGGCCTCTCTTACTGCTTCCGAGAGCGTCGGATGCGTGTGAATCGTCCGGATGATATCTTCAAGCGTCGCCCCCATCTCGAGCGCGAGTCCGAGTTCACCGATGAGTTCAGACGCCTCGGGTGCGACGATCTGCCCACCGAGGAGATATCCCATATCGGACTCAGCGACGACACGAACAAATCCGTCGGTATCGTTCAGCGTGAGTGCGCGTCCACTCGCCTGCAGCGGCATCTTACCGACGGTCGTCGAGTACCCAGCGTCCTGCGCCTCGGCTTCTGAGAGTCCAACAGTACCAATTTCGGGATCGGTGAACACCACTGCCGGGATCGCTTGGTAGTCGAGCGCTGCGGGCTTGCCAGCAATGACTTCGGCTGCAATTTCACCTTCCATCATCCCTTTGTGCGCCAAGAGTGGCTCACCAGCGACATCTCCGATTGCGAAGACGTGTTCGTGGTTCGTTCGTGCTCGGTCGTCCGTCTTGATGAACCCATCCTCGTTCGTTTCAATACCGATTGCTTCCAAACCGACGGTGTCAGTGACGGGTTCGCGCCCGACCGCAACGAGGGTCTGGGACGCTTCATACTCAGTCTGTTCGCCGTCTTCTGTCTCGGTCGTGATTACAATACCGTCTCCGTCGCGTTCTTCCCATTCCGTGGCCTGTTCCCCAAAGTGAAAGTCGACGCCGATCGATTCCAATCGATTCCGGACGACGGCGGAAATATCGTCCTCGTAGTTCGGTAGCACGTCTGCAAGCATCTCGACAACTGTCACATCCGCCCCAGCTTTCGCGTACACCGAGGAAAGCTCCATCCCGATGTAGCCCGCTCCGACGATGAGGAGAGACTCCGGAACAGATTCTAGCGCGAGCGCGTGACGTGAATTGAGTATACGCTCACCATCGAACTCGAATCCAGGTATCTCGATAGCACGGCTTCCAGTTGCGATGATCGCGTGCTCGAACGTGAGTGATTCTGGCTCGTCGTTACTCTCTGGATGGATGTTGGCCGTTGTTTCATCCACGAACTCCGCCCGTCCGTCGATGAGTTCGACACCACTTTGCCGACAGAGATTCTCGACACCGTCTGTCAACTGTGAAACGACACCGTCTTTCCAGTCATTCATCGCAGCGGGATCGATGTCGGGATCGGCATGAACGCCCCGTTGTTCGGCTGTCGACGCTTGGTGAGCAACGTCCGTCGCCGAAATCAGGGCTTTCGAGGGGATACAGCCGTAGTTGAGGCACGTTCCGCCATACGCATCCTTTTCGACGAGTGTCACGCTATAATCGAGCTGCCCGGCCCGAATCGCCGCAACGTAGCCGCCGGGACCTGCACCGATTATTAATACATCTGTCTCGTTCGGGAGCTCGTGGTTATGATCGTGATTCGACATAGTTGTTGTGAGTGTATTGATTGTGTGTTGGGTGCGTTCAACGTATGAACCGTTTGCACTCGGATAGTCGTCTCTTCGAGACGTGCTTACTAGTTATTTTGCCACTCCAATAGATCTGCTGGCTGGAAGAATCACGGGCCGAAGGAATCGAATGGCTGATTTCGTCTTCCTGTGTCACTATTTTGGCGGACGTGGCACTGTCTTCGGACAAATCCGATTTCATTACCAAACGTGCTATTACAAACGTATGCTTGTAACAGCAAGCATGATGATTATTACCCCGCCTGCTCAGGCGGCGATCGACGAAGAGAGTTGGGATATGCCTGCCAGTCGTTACCGGTTACTACTCGGACACGAGCTCAGAGAGTGTTTTTCCTCTCGGTCGGGTCCGGTTGGGCGCGTCCTTGTGTTCGAATTCTTCCCAGCATTCTGGGTGCGTGGTGTGGTCGGTGACACATTCTTCGAGACAGTGAGGAGAGAGTTGCCTTTTCCATCAGCTATCGGCATCGTAATGAGCGACATCGTTTGGTCCGGCGTTGTTGTAACCACCGGTGACCACGCTATTAGCGTTTTGCCGCGTGCACTCTTCGAGGGAACGTTCTTACGCAGAGGAGACCAAACGAAAGGACATGAGAATCAGCGCTCCAGATGAGAATGATCTCCTCTTCGAGTTGCTCAATCCTCGCTCGTTGACTGTCGGGTTCAAAGGTGGTATCGTCGCAACGAGTGCAATGACTGTATTCCGGATGCCGATCTCGCGTTCACTGCCACCAACAGCGGAGTTCTGGGCACAGTACGTCGGCGGTGGAGAATTGGCAGATCACCGAGCCGAATCCCTACTCTTACACTTCTTATACGGGGCCATCGCGGGGAGCATTTTTGGCTCGATATTCGCCGTCGTCGACACCCGCAGTCCGTACGAGACAGAAACCAAAGGTCTTCTTGCAGGACTCCTCTACAGCATTCCATTCACACTACTGGGGGAGTCCATCATGTTAAATCACATGTTGGGGATGGATCTCGAACCGGATGAGTCGATGATCTTTCATGCGAGCCATCTCGTGTACGGTATTACGCTTGGTGCGTGGATTGGATCACGAATGTAACCAAGAACTCGGTCATCACCACTTTGTTCGGCCACAATCGATGTACAGCTGATCAACTAACTGACCGGGGGTTGGCCTATTGCATATGTATCATTAACGACGCAAGTAGAGCAGGTATGCATTTGATTATAGAACCAGCAGTAAATGACGAAATATTGGGCGATAGCTTGAATTCACTGTCCTCGGGCCCTCAATCGGTAGAATTTAGGCCATCCTAAAGAGAAAATTTATAGTACTTTAGGGCGTGGTAGTAGTTGTGATGAGCGCAGAAGGACTTGAACGGCAGACGCGGAACTACCTGAGCAACAACATCCCACAGATTCAGGAACACGGTGGACACTTCGAAATTGAGGATGTCAACGACAACACCGGTGACGTGACGGTCGCCATTGGGGGCGCTTGCTCGGGTTGTGGTATTGCACCGATGACAATAAAGGCAATTGAGCAGCGCCTGCCCACTGAAATCGAGGGTGTTTCCAACGTGACTGTTCGTCGAGCGGGTGGGCCGCGTGCAGCAGTCATGCCTTCGAAAATCGAAGTGATGGAAGATATGGAGGAGTACGAGGACTACGATCCACCGTTCTGAGCAACTCGGACAGATCAGCAAGCGATTTTCTACTCCATACGACTGCTGCTTGGTGACCCAGCACGCAGAGAGCGCGATCTCACACGCAGCGTAGATCGCTCATTCGTTCGTTCGGGAAACGACTTGCAGTTCGATTCCGTTCGGCACGTAGGCATTTGCCGCGTATCCGCCTTCGTTCCACGGATAGACGGAATCGGGGATTTCGTCCCAGTCATCGAGTACAGCGATAGTGGCTGGTTGAGTGCGGTCGTTCTCGTCTGTAGCACGCGAAAGGAGCGTGTATGTGTTGTCAGCGTCTTCAGCGATGATTGGTTCCCACGTGTATGTGAACAGCCGCCAAGCGCCGTCATAATCTGGCCCATACATCTCAGCATCGTCCCATGAATCACCGCCATCAGTGGACACTTCGACACGCCTCACGCGGTCATCTCCCGCCCACGCAACGCCTTGAATCTCGATTATCCCGCTTTCGTCTGGTGATACGGATGATTCTCCGTCAGGGTGCCCAATGAGCGACATCACGTTCTCATCGAACGTGTACGGGTGATCTACGTCTCCGATTAGTTGCTCCCATGTATCCGCTGTCGAGACCGTTGTCTTGATCTCTGGCTCGATACTGGCCGGATGTATCCGGTAGGCCTCGTGCTGCCAGTATGTGTAGGTCTGGTCCTTTCCATCCTCAGAGAACGTCTCATCGGTAACCATCGTGTCTGTGACACGGAGTTCAGTGACCCATTTGACACTGTTCGTTCCGTACCAGCCGGGGACGACGAGGCGAAGTGGAAACCCATGTTCCGGTGGGAGCTGGCGGCCGTTCATCTCATAGGCAAGGATGCAGTCATCGAAGATCTTCGATAACGGGATGGATTTCACGTACACATCGTTATCAGCCGGTGTATCACCTCCAACAACAGTGAGCCAGCGATCCGCGTGATCCGTTTCGACATCGATCTCCGGGAGCACTGACTGTACTGGCGTTCCGGTCCAGATGGCGGTCGCAACTGCATCCCACTCCCACTGGACGCTCCCTGTTTCAGGCTCGTGGTGTCCACGATCGTTCCCTGCACATTCCATCGTGTGTGCGACGGCGACCGTCGGATACGATTCTCGTAGCTCATCCACTGAGAGCGTCGCTTTGCTGTCACCGTTCACCATTCGGACGCTCCACGCATCCGGATCGGTATCGATGCGCGGAATGTCGTTACGATGGCAGACGAAATGATCTTCGATTGGAGTCAACCAGTTGATGAACGTCTGTCGGCTCGTTGCCCCGACTACTGTGTAGCGATCTTCCTCGTCGCGCACCTCCCGTGTTCCGGGCTTGTGTTCGAGGATTTCCTCGATCTCTGCTTTTCGGGTCTCGCTCCGGTCGCTCTTTCCCATGTGATATACTCACAAACCACCGACAAAACCGTTTTGCACCACGCGTCCGATCAGCCGAACGTAGACCAACTCTACTGTCCACGTACTCGAGCTGAGCGTAGACGATCTCTCCATCGATCCAGCATCGTCGTGTACGATCGTGCTGTTCGTCTCGACTACAGTTCGTTCAATTTTCGTAACAATTCACCCCGATACCGCTCGTCGCTTCGTTTCCCTTTTAATTCTAGAACATTACGCTCAAACTTATCGAGCGCGAGCGACAGCGCATCCTCCGCTCCGTACCCTTCCCCTGTTCCGGCTATCGAATCTTGATCGCTCCAGAGTCGCACCTGACACCTGATGAGATTCGTGTTTCGGAACTCTTCGTGATGCTCTTGTAATTTCACATGGACGTGATACACATTCATCGATTCGTGCTTCGTTACGATGTCCTCGATCCGATCGTGTATCTGTTGTTTAGTCGTCGTTCGGAGGAGTTCGGCATTCGTAATCTGAACATCAAGTACGTCTTCTTCGGTGTAGGTAAGCGCACGCAAAACGTCGGTCTTCGTAAGCACTCCGGCGACGAGCTCATCATACTCGGGGGTAACGATGAGTCCATCGTACCCTCGATCGAGCATCGTTGTGACGGCTTCATCGACCGTTGTCTCTAGTGTCGTCGTTTCGACCGGGGAGCTCATGAAGTCATAGACTGGCACTTCCAAGAGGCGTTCTGTATCGCTAGCGCGGTTACCCTTGTGCGGTTGATCTGGGTCTCGAACGATGAATTCTGCAAGGTCGTCAGTCGTTATAATCCCTGTGAGCGTTCCGTCATCCTCAACAACCGGAAGCCGAGAGATGCCGTGCTCTCGAAGACGATTGAGTGACTCACCAAGAGTTGCGTCTTCAGTAATCGCGATCACGTCAGAGGTGTGAATGTCACTCACTGAAAGCACAGAGAGATTCTCACGGACAGCCGCTATTATCGAGTCAGCGGTAATACATCCCCAAAGTTCGCCTTGTTGTGTGACCGGGGCGAGTACTGTCCTATTTTCAACAAGTAACCGGGCGGCTTCTCGGACGTTCGTTGACCGATCAATAGTGGGAACGGATCGGACAACAGACTGGGCATTCGTGTCGTCGTCGTACTGTGAACGAAGCAGGTCTCGTGGTTGGATCGCACCGAGACAATCATCATCTTCGACAACGAGCACGCCGTCTTGGTGCGTGTCCGACGTGAACGTCGATCGAACTTTTCCTAACCGCGTTTCTGGAGCAACTGTCAAGCACTGCTGGGTCGCGATGTCCGAAATGTCCATGGATGGAACATAACTCGTCGGCCGAACATGAAATGTAGCCCTGCAGAGACAAGCCTGTCCGACCGTGGATGCGGATCTTCTTTCGCAGTTTGTGCCGGTCAACAGTAGTGCTGTGCTGGAAATGCTAATGCGAGTAATTTGCGTTATTCTCAGTGCGATAACCGTACTGATCACAGACGCGCTCGGTCTGAAGTCAGATGATCAGAGACCGAAACCGTTGTTAGGCCGTCGCTTCGACCGGTGTTTCTTCGAGCACTCGAATGAACTCGCGCATAAATGCAGGCATATCGTCAGGATATCGTGACGTGACAAGGTTATCGTCGATGACGACCTCCTGATCTTTAAACGTCGCTCCGGCGTTTTCGACATCGATGTCGAGTGGCCAGTAGGCGGTTGCATTCCGTCCTTCGAGCACATCTGCACTGATGAGCAACTGTGCACCGTGACAGACCGACGCGATCGGCTTACTTGCGTCATCGAACGCGGTAATCAGCTCTTTCGCCTCTGGCGCTTCTGTACGGAGACTCTCTGGTGCGCGACCGCCGGGGATGACGAGAAAGTCGTAGTTGCCCGCAGCCGCATCCTCAATCTGCATATCGGCCTCGAATGCTTGCCCGTGTTTGCTCTCGAACGATCCGCCGTCGGGTGTTGCGACGTCGATTTCGAACCCCGCTTCGCGGAGTCGGTACAGGGGGTACGTGAACTCTGCGTCTTCGAACCCGTCACCAGTTATGATCAATCCGTTCATACCATTTCGTGCTTGCTGCGTGAGCTCCATAAACGCCGAGGTGGCATACGCAATGCATCTAGCGGGAGGCACACAATATGATCTCTCACGTCATCAGGGGGCTGTTACTGAAGTGGGTTTCCAGAGACGGTATACGAGTTCGAACTCATGCTTGATCGTGGCTGTTCACACTGTTCTGTGCTGTCAGTCACAGTGATTCTGGATCCTCCTCTTCGCTCGTGCCGGTCATCGACGTGCCACGGTCTGTATACTCGCCACGACCGACTGCCTCGTCTCCGACCATATTGAACACTGCTTGACGTACTGATTCTGCTGATTCGTACGATTCATCCCCAAGTGGCTCAAGAACCTCATCGAATCTCTGTGTGCCATCCTGAAGCTCTAGTTCGTAGTGTCCGTACGCATCAATGAGTTCCTGACTCGTGGCTGGATACTCGTGTGCGTCGATTTTCTCGCCGAGTTCGCCGAAATCGACCCCCTGCTCTCTGTTATCGGTACTGTTGGAATCCGTCATTTGTCATCGCCTCGTATTCTCGAACACGAGGGAACCCTAAATCGCTTGTGCCTATCAGCACCCAGCGCCATTGGCTGTGAGACGTTTTCTTTTGCTGTACGCGTGCAATCGTGGACGTTCCCGTTACAAATGGGATTCATCGATAACTGATCAAGCACGCAGATAACCGATTTAAAAGGCACGATTAGGATGCAAGGGACCCTCTTTTACTGAGTCCACCTGTACAATCAGCCACAACCATGCAGACGTATATTTGCCAAATAGACGTTAATGAGCGTGAATACCAGAACCCCCAAGAGTTAGTGTCGGTGTGGGGGACTGTACACGAGGATATCGAACGCCTCGGGGGGGATGTCAGATCAACGTATGCCGTCCTCGGAAATTTTGATTTTCACCTCATTGTTGATGTTCCCGATGATGAGGTCGCTTTTCAAATTTCTCAATCAATCGAACGCTACGGTCTCAACACGACGACTGTGCGCGCGCTTCCCCTTGAGCGAATTAGTGATCTCGTCGACGATATCTAAGTTTCTTCTCGTGAAGGTCCATCTCACTGCGAGACGGTCCGTCCCGAACCTCCAACAGGCTCAATTGTCGTGACGGTGTATGAACAATAGATGGGGCTTACGCTCACAACACGGGATCGGATCGTGCTTCGCTTGCTCGCCGAAGCTCCAGTGAGTTGTAATGAGATCGCTGCAACTGTCGAATGGTCCGCCACTGATCTCGAAGGTCGACTCGAAAGCCTCGAAGAGAACGGGCTGCTGTGGGAGCGAGACAACGGAACATACACCCTCACCGGGAGTGGCTTCCGCGTTCTCGAAACATCGGGCAGTGACAACAGAGACTGTCAGATTGATGTCTCGGACCAGATCCAACAAACAATAGGAGAGTTGAATCTCCGGCCGGATCGAGCGAAAGCGGTCCAAAGCGCGGCTGCGTTTCTCCAGTATTGGGGTCAAGCAAGCGAGAGTGAGATCATCGACGGGATCTACAGCGAACGTCCCAGTGGATACGAATCGGCTGATGGGTGGTGGCAGACGTTTATGCGAGAAACACTCGCCAGCCTTCCAGACATCAAGCCGCCAACGAACGGTGCTACCGTCTGGCAGTACGCTGGGACTCCCGAGATCGAAGAGCACACTGAGGATGGTCGAAGCTTTCTCGAGAGCTCTCCCACGTCGTATGGAAGCGTCAAACACGCGCTCGAAACGCTCGCCCTCACGGCCGATCAGCGAGCAGCTGTCCACGCAGCGTTCGTCGTGCTTCGTCACAACAGCACGGCCAGCGAAACAGCGCTCAAGCGCGAGAGCTACGAGCGGGTAAAACCTACCACTATGTCTGCAGAGGCGTGGTGGAGTCTGCGTATCGAGCCCATTCTCCAGAAACTTCCGGGTATCGAGCGAGTAGACGAACAAACGTTCCACTACACCGGCGATGACGTTGGATCGGGGCAGCACCCAGACTCAGAATGAATTAGTTACTATCTATTCACGTACGAACGTCCGGTCCCTTGCTTTCCGAAGCACTCGAGCAAGACGAACTGTAATTGGTTAGCGTCTAGCCACGTCGTATTCGACCCACACGTAGGTGTCACTTCATAGTACGAGCAATCGATTAATCGCCTGTCAGTCAGAAAACCCCGCTCGAATCTTCGCTGCGCAGGCGAGTGCAGGCACTACACTCACTAAATGTGGATCGGAAACACCCACGCACGGCAAAAGTCACAAAGCTGGACAACGACGGCCGTCCGGTACTCAAAAATTGTGGCTGTTGTGGGGAGCGCACGGTTGGAATCGGAATTGATCTCCTCCGGCGTACGAGAGTGAGAACAGACGATACACGGTACACAACGTGGTAATTGATATGGCAGACAACCCCAGGATCAATACGGTTGCAACGGAAGATGACTACATCCACGTCCAGTTTAGAGAGCCGAATCAATTCGATGAGATTCGGACACCGGATTGGGCCTCGAACGCGGCCCAGTCAGTGTCAGACGGTGCCAAGGTTCGGACTGGGAAACGAGAAGAC
The nucleotide sequence above comes from Halocatena marina. Encoded proteins:
- a CDS encoding GYD domain-containing protein — its product is MQTYICQIDVNEREYQNPQELVSVWGTVHEDIERLGGDVRSTYAVLGNFDFHLIVDVPDDEVAFQISQSIERYGLNTTTVRALPLERISDLVDDI
- a CDS encoding helix-turn-helix domain-containing protein produces the protein MGLTLTTRDRIVLRLLAEAPVSCNEIAATVEWSATDLEGRLESLEENGLLWERDNGTYTLTGSGFRVLETSGSDNRDCQIDVSDQIQQTIGELNLRPDRAKAVQSAAAFLQYWGQASESEIIDGIYSERPSGYESADGWWQTFMRETLASLPDIKPPTNGATVWQYAGTPEIEEHTEDGRSFLESSPTSYGSVKHALETLALTADQRAAVHAAFVVLRHNSTASETALKRESYERVKPTTMSAEAWWSLRIEPILQKLPGIERVDEQTFHYTGDDVGSGQHPDSE